CCTCCGGCGCGGCCATCGGTCTGATCGCCGGCGGCCTCCTGACCGATCTCGCCTCCTGGCGCTGGGTCTTCTTCGTCAACGCACCGATCGGCGTCGCGGTCTTCGTGGCGGCCCTGATGGTGCTGCCCCGCACGACCACCACGCGCACCCCGGCCGACGCCCTCGGCGCACTCCTGGTGACCCTGGGGATGAGCACCGTCGTCTACGGATTCATCCGCGCGGCCGAAGACGGCTGGGGCGACGCGGGCACGTTGATCGCCTTCATCACCGGCGCGGTCCTGTTGGCGGCCTTCGTCTTCAACGAGTCGATCGTCAGCCACCCGATCACGCCACTGCGGCTCTTCGCGCACCGCGAGCGCTCCACGGCGTACGTCGCCCGGTTGCTCCTGGTGGCTGGCTCGATGGGTGCGTTCTTCTTCATGAGCCAGTACCTGCAGTTGGTGCTGGGCTGGACACCGCTGCAGACCGGCCTGGCCTTCCTGCCCATCCCGGTGTCGGTCTTCGCCTCGTCGCAGATCGTCTCGCGGTGGTTGGCGGACCGTTACAGCGTGCGGGTGATCGCTGGTATCGGGATGGCGCTCTCGGCGATCGGGCTGGGATCCATGGCGCTGATCCTGGGCGCGCACACGTCGTACGCCGCCATGGTCGTGCCGATGATCCTGCTGGGCCTGGGCAACGGGTCGGCGTTCGTCCCGCTGACCGCCGCGGGCCTGACTGGGGTCGAGCCCGCCGATCGCGGGGTTGCTTCGGGTCTGGTCAACGTCACCCAGCAGCTCGGCGGTGCCCTCGGTCTCGCGGTGCTGGTGACCGTGTTCGCGACGGCGCACCCGACCTCGGCCACACCGGCAGCGGTGACCGATGCGTTCGTGACCGGTGCGGACCGCGGGTTCGCGGTGGCCGGCGGATTGTTGGCGATCGGGTTCGCGGTGCTGATGGTGGCGCTGCGTCCCCGAGGCGGCCGCGGCACGCAGGAGCTTGCGCTGGATGACGAGTTGATCCTCGCGGAGAGCTAGTTCCCTCCCCGTTCCCGACGGTGGTCACGGATGGCTTCTTCCCGGTGGAAGCAGCCATCCGTGACCAAACCCGTCTGTGCCGGGCGGGAATGGGAACGACGGTCTGCAGGTTGCCGCGAACAGACCTCTTCGCGAAAGGACCACCATGACCATCCTTGTCACCGGCGCCTCCGGACACCTCGGCCGACTGGCCATCGAGGCGTTGCTGCAGCGTGGCGTACCGGCGAACCAGATCATCGCCGGCGCCCGCACCCCGGACAAGATCGCGGACCTGATCGACCGCGGAGTGGGCGCTGCCGAGCTCGACTACGACCGGCCGGAAACCATCCTCGCCGCGCTGGTCGGCGCCGAGCCGGTGGACAAGGTCCTGCTGGTCTCCGGTAGCGAAGTCGGTCAGCGCGTCGCCCAGCACACGGCCGTCATCCAGGCCGCTGCCTCTCGCGAGACGATCACCGAATTCGTCTACACCTCAGCGCCGTTCGCGACC
The window above is part of the Branchiibius hedensis genome. Proteins encoded here:
- a CDS encoding MFS transporter, translated to MSRRTGVIVAVVLITQLMIVLDAAIVNIALPDIQRDLSMNAASLSWVINAYTLAFGGLLLLGSRLGDIFGRRSVFLAGLTLFTASSVLGGFATNVAVLLSARALQGVGAAMLAPAALTILMSSVSPGRQQTRAIGWYTVVSASGAAIGLIAGGLLTDLASWRWVFFVNAPIGVAVFVAALMVLPRTTTTRTPADALGALLVTLGMSTVVYGFIRAAEDGWGDAGTLIAFITGAVLLAAFVFNESIVSHPITPLRLFAHRERSTAYVARLLLVAGSMGAFFFMSQYLQLVLGWTPLQTGLAFLPIPVSVFASSQIVSRWLADRYSVRVIAGIGMALSAIGLGSMALILGAHTSYAAMVVPMILLGLGNGSAFVPLTAAGLTGVEPADRGVASGLVNVTQQLGGALGLAVLVTVFATAHPTSATPAAVTDAFVTGADRGFAVAGGLLAIGFAVLMVALRPRGGRGTQELALDDELILAES